AGAATTGCGTGCTCGCCCCCATGAGCACGCTCAAAATGCCGCGCAAGGAGGCCGAGGCGTTGGCCATGGCCCTCCTGCAGAAGGTGCGCGTGGAGGATCAGGCGCGCAAGTTTCCGAGCCAGCTGTCCGGTGGTCAGCAGCAGCGCGTCGCCATCGCGCGGGCGCTGGCGATGAATCCGAAGGTCATGCTGTTCGACGAACCCACCTCCGCCCTCGACCCCGAAATGGTGAAGGAGGTTCTGGAAACCATGAAGTCCCTGGCCCAGGAGGGCATGACCATGATGTGCGTCACGCACGAGATGGGATTTGCGCGGGAAGTCTCCGATCGCGTGATCTTCATGAACGAGGGGCAGATCATGGAGATCGAGAAGCCCGAGGCATTCTTCAGCAATCCGAAGTCGGAGCGGGCCCGGCTCTTTCTCAGCCAGATCATCCATTGATGGCCCGGTCGCTCGTGCCGGAAGGACCTCCCATGCCAGATGTCGAATCCCGCCCGCTCACCGGCGGGACAGGGCTCAGCGGAACCGCCATGGGCGCAGCCCTGGTCCGGACGCAGATCCCGCGCGACGTCTATTACGAGGACGTGGAGATCGGTGCACGGTATCGCACGCCGGCACGTACCATTTCGGCCGCCGACATCGCTGCCTTCTGCGCGGTGACAGGCGACCATCACCCCCTTCACACCGATGCCACCTACGCCCGCAGCCAGGGCTTCGCCGACGTCATCGTGCACGGGCTCTTCTGCCTTTCCATCATGGAGGGGCTGAAGACCGCGAGCGGCCTTTACGAGCACACCTCGGTCGCCTCCCTCGGCTGGGATGCGGTGAAGTTCCGTGCGCCCGTGGTGGCGGGGGATGCCGTGCACGTGGAGTTCGCCTTCACCGCCAAACGGCCCACCTCCCGAGGGGACCGCGGCGTCGTCACCGAGGACGTTCTGCTCCTCGACCAGACCGGCCGCGTGGTGGTCAGCGCCGTCCACGCGGCTCTCGTGATCATGCGTCCAAACGCAAACCAGGACTAGAACATTTCCGGTGAACTCCGGTTCACCGGAAATGTTCTAGTCATCTGATTTTACGCAATTCCTTTCGCAAAACCGCGATGCGCTTTTGCGGGAATTGCTCTAACCGCAAGGAACCGGAGCTTCTCCAATGCGCAAATTCATGGCTCTCTCTATCCTGCTCGGTGCCCTTGGCGCCGCCCAGGCGGCCGCTGCCGCAGACTGCACGCCCAAGGTTTCGGCCGATCACTTGGTCACGCCCGGCAAGCTGCAGATGTCCACCAATCCCACCCTGCCGCCGCAGCAGTTCATAGATGAGAAGGGCGAGCTTCAAGGCCTCAACGTGGAACTCGGCAAGGCCATCGCCAAGAAGCTCTGCCTGGACATGGAATTCGTACGCATGGATATGCCCTCGATGCTTCCCGCGCTGAAGGCCAAGCGCTTCGACGGCATCGACACGGGCATGTTCTGGACCGAGGAACGCTCTAAGCTGATGTTTATGATCCCCTATGCCCAGCAGGCGGTGAGCATCTACACGTCGCCTGACAGCAAGCTGGAGATCACCAAGTTCGAGGATCTGGCTGGCCACACGGTGGGCATCGAGACCGGAACCTATCAGGAGAAGCAGGCCAAGATCCTGAACGAGAAGATGGTCGCCGCCGGCATGAAGCCCATCGAGTTCCGCTCCTTCAAGACGGCGTCCGAGACCACCGCCGCCCTGAAGGCAGGTCAGGTCGAGGCCGGCATCAACATCGATGAGACCGCGCGCGTGCTCGAGGAAAAGGGCCTCGCCAAGATCAAGGTGCAGGGGCTGAACGGCACCGACATCACCATCGACTTCATCGATCGCACGCTGGCGGAGGCCGTGGCGAAGGCACTGGTCGAGCTCAATGCCGACGGCACCTACGACAAGCTCTTCGACACCTTCAAGATGACCCGCCTGAAGGACCGCAACTTCGCCATCCGCGGTCCCGGCCCCGCGCTGTGATCTGCGGGCGGCTGGCGTGTTCCTGGCCCCGGGGCCGGGGAGCGGCAGCCGCCTTTCCGGCCCCGCCCGCCACGTCCTCGGTTTCGTTCCGGCCCGCGGCGGGAGGGGCGGGGACTTCGCAGGGCCAGGCTTACCAACGGGACGCGGGTCAGCGCTCGTCGTCACCCAGCTGCGCGAACAGGTCCTCAAGCACGGCGGCCTGCTGCATGCGGATGATGGCTTCGGCCATCTGGAGATCCTGCCGGCGCAGCGCATCCAGCAGCAACCGATGCTCGCGCACCAAGCCGCGCTCGCGGCCCGGCCCGTAGCCGTAGCGCAGGCGGAAGGCGCCGATGAGTTCCCAGCCGCGCAGGAACATGCGCAGCGCTTCCCGGTTGCCGCCGAACTCGACCATGCGGGCGTGCAGGTCGCGGTTGAGACGCACGCCGCGCTCCCGGTCGCCCGCCGCCACGGCTTCCGCATAGGCCGTCGCCCGCGCCTCCAATTCGTCGAGCTTGTCCAGCGTCATTACGCGCAGGAAGCGGCGGATGGCGAGCAGCTGCAATTCGGCGTTCAGCTCGAACAGATCCTCGATGAAGCTGCGGTCAAGCCTGCGCACCGTGGCGCCGCGATTGGGCTCGATTTCCACCAGCCCCTCGCCTTCCAGCTTGCGCAGGGCTTCGCGCAGGGGCATGGCCGAGAAGCCGAAGCGGCTGGAGAGGTCCGCCACCTTGATGCGGGCGCCGGGACCAAAATGACCGGAGAGAATGTCCTGCCGGATCAGCAGGCAGGCCTGCTCGACCGAATTGCTGGCGGCGTCTTCGCCATTTTCCCCGGTCGGGGTCTGTCGGCCGGTGCGGGGGGAAAGTGTCATGGAATCCACCGCAGGAAGGGAACGGGCGGACGAAACCGGCCGCCCCGCTCCTTACACTCTGCACTGAAGCGTTTGTAAGGGGAGGGGGCGCCGGTCCGGTCGCATTTGGGTGGCCTCCGGCGCCGATCAGGCGGAGAGGAGACGGGCAAGGCCGGCGGCATCCACGGCCTGGCCCACCCGCGCCGCCACGTCGGCAGGCACCGGCAGCAGCGGGCGGCGGGGCACGGCGGAGCTGATCAGGCCCAGATGCCGAAGCGCCACCTTGATGCGGGTATGCATCTCGATCAGCGGCGGCGCGCCGTAGATGGTCCGCACGATGGGGTACAGCTGGTCGTTCAGCGCCCGCAGGGTATGCAGGTCGCCGGCCTCGGCGGCGGACCAGAGGTCGCTGAGAAGGTCCGGAATGAGGCTTGCCATGCCCGAGAGGATGCCATCGGCGCCGATCGCCACCTGCGCCACCAGCCAGTGATAGTTGGAGGGCAGCATGTAGCAGCCCGGCGCTACGGCCTTGATGCGGCGCAGGTTGTCCTCATAGAGGCCAATATCGCCGCTGCCTTCCTTCACCGCGATCACGCGCGGACGGGCGACCAGTTCGCCGAGAACGGATGATGAGAAGCCGTAGCCCGACGCCACCGGCTGCTGGAAGATGGAGAGGGGCAACGAGGTGGCGGCGAGCACGCTGTCCACATAATCCAGCGCATAGCGTGGATCCGTACCCGCGCCGCCGGAGAATTGTGGCAGGGGGAAGAGCACGGCGGCATCCACGCCGGCCGCTTCGGCCATCTGTGCCTGGGCCACGGCCTCGGCAGTGGACCAGGCGATGATGCCGCTCAGGAGCGGAACGTCCGGGCCGATGAAGGCACGGGTGCGTCGGATCACCTCGATGCGCTCGGCATCGTCAAGGGTCGCGCCCTCGCCGGCATGGCCGTTGACGAAGACGGCGCGAATGCCCTTCGGCCGGGTGCAATAGGCCAGCACCCGCTCATAGCTCGCCCAGTCGATGGAGAAATCATCGTGAAAGGGCAGGATGGTGGCGACGGTGACGCCGGACAGGTCAACAGATCGGGTCAAGAGGCAGGCTCCTTGCGTCGGTAGGGCGGGCGCGCGGCGGGCTCAGCCGTGCGCGCGGGCGAGCTGGCGGGCGATGATCAGCCGCTGGATCTGGTTGGTGCCTTCATAGATCTGGGAGAGGCGGACATCCCGGTAGAGCCGCTCCACCCGGTAGGCGCGGGAATAGCCATTTCCCCCATGGATCTGCAGGGCGTTGGAGATGGCGCGGTTGGCCATGTCGGTCGCGAACAGCTTGGCCTCCGCCGCCTCCCGGGCGATCTCGTGGCCGGCATCCATCAGCCGCGCCGCGTGCTGGATGAGCAGCCGCGCGGCGGAGATGTCCGTGGACATGTCCGCCAGCATGAACTGAACCGCCTGGAAACTGGCGATGGGCGCGCCGAACTGGATGCGACTGTGGGCATAGGCCAGGGCGTCCTCAAGCCCGGCCTGCGCCATGCCGAGCGCCATGGAGGCCATCATCAGCCGCGAGAA
The nucleotide sequence above comes from Xanthobacter flavus. Encoded proteins:
- a CDS encoding amino acid ABC transporter ATP-binding protein: MKTTTRSAGPAGEWAVRMEGVYKRFGDFTALREVDLTVKKGETVVICGPSGSGKSTLIRCVNGTERHDDGLIYVNGIEMTKANVDKVRRETGMVFQNFNLFPHMTILENCVLAPMSTLKMPRKEAEALAMALLQKVRVEDQARKFPSQLSGGQQQRVAIARALAMNPKVMLFDEPTSALDPEMVKEVLETMKSLAQEGMTMMCVTHEMGFAREVSDRVIFMNEGQIMEIEKPEAFFSNPKSERARLFLSQIIH
- a CDS encoding MaoC family dehydratase; the encoded protein is MPDVESRPLTGGTGLSGTAMGAALVRTQIPRDVYYEDVEIGARYRTPARTISAADIAAFCAVTGDHHPLHTDATYARSQGFADVIVHGLFCLSIMEGLKTASGLYEHTSVASLGWDAVKFRAPVVAGDAVHVEFAFTAKRPTSRGDRGVVTEDVLLLDQTGRVVVSAVHAALVIMRPNANQD
- a CDS encoding ABC transporter substrate-binding protein, whose protein sequence is MALSILLGALGAAQAAAAADCTPKVSADHLVTPGKLQMSTNPTLPPQQFIDEKGELQGLNVELGKAIAKKLCLDMEFVRMDMPSMLPALKAKRFDGIDTGMFWTEERSKLMFMIPYAQQAVSIYTSPDSKLEITKFEDLAGHTVGIETGTYQEKQAKILNEKMVAAGMKPIEFRSFKTASETTAALKAGQVEAGINIDETARVLEEKGLAKIKVQGLNGTDITIDFIDRTLAEAVAKALVELNADGTYDKLFDTFKMTRLKDRNFAIRGPGPAL
- a CDS encoding GntR family transcriptional regulator, with protein sequence MTLSPRTGRQTPTGENGEDAASNSVEQACLLIRQDILSGHFGPGARIKVADLSSRFGFSAMPLREALRKLEGEGLVEIEPNRGATVRRLDRSFIEDLFELNAELQLLAIRRFLRVMTLDKLDELEARATAYAEAVAAGDRERGVRLNRDLHARMVEFGGNREALRMFLRGWELIGAFRLRYGYGPGRERGLVREHRLLLDALRRQDLQMAEAIIRMQQAAVLEDLFAQLGDDER
- a CDS encoding dihydrodipicolinate synthase family protein; the encoded protein is MTRSVDLSGVTVATILPFHDDFSIDWASYERVLAYCTRPKGIRAVFVNGHAGEGATLDDAERIEVIRRTRAFIGPDVPLLSGIIAWSTAEAVAQAQMAEAAGVDAAVLFPLPQFSGGAGTDPRYALDYVDSVLAATSLPLSIFQQPVASGYGFSSSVLGELVARPRVIAVKEGSGDIGLYEDNLRRIKAVAPGCYMLPSNYHWLVAQVAIGADGILSGMASLIPDLLSDLWSAAEAGDLHTLRALNDQLYPIVRTIYGAPPLIEMHTRIKVALRHLGLISSAVPRRPLLPVPADVAARVGQAVDAAGLARLLSA